A portion of the Toxoplasma gondii ME49 chromosome VIIb, whole genome shotgun sequence genome contains these proteins:
- a CDS encoding U1 snRNP-associated protein Usp106, putative (encoded by transcript TGME49_262960), producing the protein MEEMRAQLAALMESIKAQPTDFTDPEVCKYFLTGLCPHDLFENTESGLYIKGYRFSLGPCKKTHSEELRARYMEARKTRRYGYEELSIQIVKQLIEEAERKVEKGQMRSDEGHIAPPEHVRQRLMAEVKALDDDIDEKLRKVDVLTEQGDHDAAANLGEVVASLQVKRCKLLFKGAEGTPQKLRPCDVCGALLSVFDTDKRLDEHFQGRIHVGFQKLRNILKKHLEYIASAPLPDASLRPQTMPSGTLSVNAMMAVNQIITPPPQRVDPAAIAAIARAQVQLPPPPPQPPAPAVNTVAVSAPPAVPASTNEERGRSRSRSADDKKSRSRSRDHDRKKKSRKRSHSRRRSKSRDRKRSSSKHKKHHSDKERSRDRDRRKDDHKEKHRHKGSKSRK; encoded by the exons ATGGAGGAGATGCGGGCACAACTCGCGGCCTTGATGGAAAGCATCAAGGCCCAACCGACTGATTTCACGGATCCGGAAGTATGCAAGTACTTCTTGACCGGTCTCTGCCCTCATGATCTGTTTGAGAATACG GAATCTGGTCTCTACATCAAGGGCTAC CGATTTTCTTTGGGCCCATGCAAGAAGACGCACAGCGAAGAACTGAGAGCGAGATACATGGAagcaaggaaaacgagacgcTACGGATATGAAGAGCTGTCGATCCAGATCGTCAAGCAGCTCAtcgaagaagctgagaggAAGGTGGAAAAGGGGCAG ATGAGGTCTGACGAAGGGCACATCGCGCCCCCTGAGCACGTTCGACAGAGGCTCATGGCGGAGGTGAAAGCTCTTGACGACGACATTGACGAGAAGCTGAGAAAG GTCGACGTTTTGACAGAACAAGGGGACCATGACGCGGCAGCAAACCTAGGAGAGGTGGTAGCTTCTCTTCAAGTTAAGCGCTGCAAGTTGTTGTTCAAAGGAGCCGAAGGAACTCCACAGAAGCTTCGTCCTTGTGACGTGTGCGGCGCCCTACTTTCCG TCTTCGATACCGACAAGCGCCTCGATGAGCACTTCCAAGGGCGTATTCATGTAGGGTTCCAAAAGCTTCGCAACATTCTGAAGAAACATCTCGAATACATCGCGTCAGCGCCTCTCCCTGACGCATCTCTTAGACCTCAGACAATGCCAAGCGG GACGCTCTCTGTGAACGCCATGATGGCTGTAAACCAAATTATCACCCCACCTCCGCAGCGAGTGGATCCTGCTGCTATTGCAGCGATCGCCCGAGCCCAGGTTCAGCTGCCTCCGCCACCACCTCAACCTCCAGCTCCAGCTGTAAACACTGTAGCTGTGTCTGCGCCGCCTGCTGTACCCGCTTCGacgaacgaggaaagaggacgaagtCGCAGTCGTTCAGCAGACGACAAAAAGTCAAGAAGCCGCAGCAGAGATCatgacaggaagaagaagagtcgaaAGAGGTCACATTCCCGACGTCGTTCGAAGAGCCGGGACAGAAAGAGGAGTAGCAGCAAACACAAGAAACACCATAGCGACAAAGAacggagcagagacagggacagaagaaaggatgatcacaaagaaaaacacaggcacAAAGGGAGCAAGAGCAGAAAGTGA